The proteins below come from a single Gordonia pseudamarae genomic window:
- a CDS encoding carboxymuconolactone decarboxylase family protein has protein sequence MTDTIDNHGSESGATTLRRLVPQHRALRKAIPDVYAGFGALAGAAFEDGALDRKTKELIAFAIGVVEGCDGCIASHGQAAVKAGATEQEAAEAIGVTFLMHGGPATIHGARAYEVFRGFVADAAGE, from the coding sequence ATGACTGACACCATCGACAACCACGGCAGCGAATCCGGCGCGACCACTCTGCGCAGGCTGGTCCCGCAACACCGGGCCCTGCGCAAGGCCATTCCCGACGTCTACGCCGGCTTCGGCGCACTGGCCGGCGCGGCCTTCGAGGACGGTGCACTCGACCGGAAGACCAAGGAACTCATCGCTTTCGCGATCGGCGTCGTCGAAGGTTGCGACGGCTGTATCGCCTCACACGGCCAGGCCGCGGTCAAGGCCGGGGCCACCGAACAGGAGGCCGCCGAGGCCATCGGTGTCACGTTCCTGATGCACGGCGGCCCCGCCACGATCCACGGTGCCCGCGCCTACGAGGTGTTCCGCGGTTTCGTCGCGGATGCGGCCGGCGAATGA
- a CDS encoding FAD:protein FMN transferase: MTNTIATDWSFESLGTRWMVSTADPLPRSCAEEITAELDRIDVMWSRFRGDSTVSEMARQPGRYPIAESDQALVDWYWRLYQLTDGAVSPFVGQALADAGYDASYSLRRIAGIAPCPAWSDVIESHDGELVTRLGAILDVGAAGKGFAIDRVARIVAEHTDTFIVDGSGDMVISTGDVPVRVALEHPADPTKAIGVVELASGAICASASNRRAWIARGTDGTGHDDIGDDAHWHHIIDPKTGTPTWDVVATWVMAPTAMLADGLATALFFTPADRLRERPDLIGADFEHVVVRHNGTVEYSDNPDVELFL; the protein is encoded by the coding sequence TTGACCAACACCATTGCCACCGATTGGTCCTTCGAATCGCTCGGTACCCGGTGGATGGTGTCCACGGCGGATCCACTGCCGCGTTCCTGCGCCGAGGAGATCACCGCGGAACTCGATCGCATCGATGTGATGTGGTCCCGATTCCGCGGTGACTCCACGGTCAGCGAAATGGCCCGACAGCCCGGCCGATACCCCATCGCCGAATCCGATCAGGCATTGGTGGACTGGTACTGGCGTCTGTACCAGTTGACGGACGGCGCGGTGTCGCCGTTCGTCGGGCAGGCCCTCGCCGACGCCGGATACGACGCGAGTTACTCGCTGCGCCGGATCGCGGGCATCGCGCCGTGCCCCGCCTGGTCCGATGTCATCGAGTCACACGACGGCGAACTGGTGACCCGGCTGGGCGCGATTCTCGATGTCGGCGCGGCGGGCAAGGGTTTCGCCATCGACCGCGTCGCCCGGATCGTCGCCGAACACACCGACACGTTCATCGTCGACGGCAGCGGCGACATGGTGATCTCCACCGGTGACGTGCCGGTCCGGGTGGCGCTGGAACATCCGGCGGACCCGACCAAGGCCATCGGCGTCGTCGAACTCGCCTCCGGCGCCATCTGCGCATCGGCGAGCAACCGGCGCGCGTGGATCGCGCGGGGGACCGACGGGACCGGACACGATGACATCGGGGACGACGCCCACTGGCATCACATCATCGATCCCAAGACCGGCACCCCGACGTGGGATGTGGTGGCCACCTGGGTGATGGCGCCCACCGCGATGCTCGCCGACGGCCTGGCCACGGCGTTGTTCTTCACCCCTGCCGATCGGCTGCGTGAACGCCCCGACCTGATCGGCGCCGACTTCGAGCACGTGGTGGTGCGGCACAATGGCACTGTCGAATACTCGGATAACCCGGATGTGGAGTTGTTTTTGTGA
- a CDS encoding FMN-binding protein, protein MTSTKNSLHGSVRVAGVLAAVATAGTMTTALAADADAANYRDGTYTATGDYTRPGGPDKINVTVTLKKNIVQSVSVTPGSSHPVSSRFQGLVAGAIASQVQGKNIDSINVGKTAGSSLTPQGFNNAISKIKSQARA, encoded by the coding sequence ATGACATCAACCAAGAATTCCCTGCACGGCTCCGTTCGCGTGGCCGGCGTCCTTGCCGCCGTCGCCACCGCCGGAACAATGACGACTGCGCTCGCGGCGGATGCGGATGCGGCCAACTACCGCGACGGCACCTACACCGCGACCGGCGACTACACCCGGCCCGGCGGCCCGGACAAGATCAATGTGACTGTCACGCTGAAGAAGAACATCGTCCAGTCCGTCAGTGTCACCCCGGGATCGTCGCATCCCGTCTCATCGCGGTTCCAGGGATTGGTGGCCGGAGCGATCGCCTCTCAGGTCCAGGGAAAGAACATCGATTCGATCAACGTGGGCAAGACTGCGGGATCGTCGCTGACGCCGCAGGGCTTCAACAACGCGATCTCCAAGATCAAGTCGCAGGCCCGCGCCTGA
- a CDS encoding FAD-dependent oxidoreductase: MTRFIPSWLSGHRAVLLALLALTACALVVAATDDEFGYTPAQLLKSLVTVIVVCGAVTYLGAAIVRVPPNSDSWLITALILFFVMPVATDGATWKTAALGAAAAAASKYVLVWRRRLIINPVVVGAIVCYALMYADIGGLMYISWWVAAEPLLIPMLVIGALLVTALRVWELVGVYLAASVITLLVAGQFTTVPDAQMWLKSTPVLFLGAIMLPEPLTSPATRIPTLIYGALVGVLMHCQVTFEITSSYEFSFDPEIALAFGCLFAFAVRLANGSARRIRLSATTTPSADRTYVIDGDPAGGAPRFTPGQWATVSAPSWSLPLWRNSRRVFSYSSPADAVEFSFTTGPRPSPFKQRLIDARRTAFIDNQGGDFVVSPAAFADDRIVLIASGIGITPYISMLRTWLNTGADLSRVVLVHMVGDDSRRVYREVLDEAAARGARVVIIENPDASPKAIDRIVALSDELAADGPRPHFYISGAPAFVSATRSRLIGAHRDLLLRPWRIHTDAFTGY; the protein is encoded by the coding sequence GTGACACGGTTCATTCCGTCCTGGCTCAGCGGCCACCGGGCCGTCCTCCTCGCGCTCCTCGCACTGACCGCCTGCGCCCTCGTGGTGGCGGCGACCGACGACGAGTTCGGGTACACCCCGGCCCAATTGCTGAAGTCGCTGGTGACCGTGATCGTGGTGTGCGGTGCGGTCACCTACCTGGGCGCGGCGATCGTGCGGGTACCGCCGAACTCTGATTCGTGGCTGATCACCGCGCTCATCCTGTTTTTCGTGATGCCGGTGGCGACCGACGGCGCAACCTGGAAGACTGCGGCCCTCGGTGCCGCCGCGGCCGCGGCCTCCAAGTACGTGCTCGTGTGGCGGCGTCGCCTGATCATCAATCCCGTCGTCGTCGGCGCGATCGTCTGCTACGCCCTGATGTACGCCGATATCGGCGGACTGATGTACATCTCGTGGTGGGTGGCGGCCGAACCGCTGCTGATACCGATGCTGGTGATCGGGGCGCTGCTGGTGACGGCGCTACGGGTATGGGAACTGGTGGGCGTCTATCTCGCGGCATCGGTCATCACGCTGCTGGTGGCCGGCCAGTTCACCACCGTCCCGGATGCGCAGATGTGGCTCAAGTCGACGCCGGTGCTGTTCCTGGGGGCGATCATGCTGCCCGAACCGTTGACGTCGCCCGCCACCAGGATTCCTACGCTGATCTACGGCGCGCTGGTGGGTGTGCTGATGCATTGCCAGGTCACGTTCGAGATCACCTCGTCCTACGAGTTCTCGTTCGACCCGGAGATCGCGCTGGCATTCGGTTGCCTGTTCGCGTTCGCGGTCCGGCTGGCGAACGGATCGGCCCGCCGTATTCGGCTGTCTGCGACCACCACCCCGTCGGCGGACCGAACATATGTGATCGACGGCGACCCGGCCGGTGGCGCACCGCGTTTCACCCCCGGTCAGTGGGCCACCGTCAGCGCCCCGAGCTGGTCGCTGCCATTGTGGCGCAATTCCCGCCGGGTATTCTCCTACTCGTCGCCCGCCGACGCCGTCGAGTTCTCGTTCACCACCGGCCCGCGGCCCTCACCGTTCAAACAACGGCTGATCGATGCCCGGCGGACGGCGTTCATCGATAATCAGGGCGGCGACTTCGTGGTGTCACCGGCCGCGTTCGCCGACGACCGAATCGTGCTGATCGCCTCCGGAATCGGGATCACCCCGTACATCTCGATGCTGCGCACCTGGCTCAACACCGGCGCCGATCTGTCGCGGGTGGTGCTGGTGCACATGGTGGGCGACGACAGCCGCCGCGTCTACCGCGAGGTTCTCGACGAGGCCGCAGCCCGCGGGGCGCGGGTGGTGATCATCGAGAACCCTGACGCCTCACCGAAGGCCATCGACCGCATCGTGGCGCTCTCCGACGAGCTCGCCGCCGACGGCCCACGTCCCCACTTCTATATCTCCGGCGCACCCGCTTTCGTGTCCGCCACCCGGTCACGACTCATCGGTGCCCACCGCGATCTTCTCCTGCGGCCGTGGCGGATTCACACCGACGCATTCACCGGCTACTGA